Part of the Variovorax sp. PAMC 28711 genome is shown below.
GCGTTGGTCTCGTGGTTTGCACTGCGCGTGACCTTGAAGATCGTCTTGGCGTCGACCTTGTTCTGCGCGAAGACGTAGAAGCCTGGCACGAGATAGCCCGAGGTCGAGTTCGGGTCACCGTTGCCGAAGCTCAGGTTCTTCGCGCTCTTGAGCACATCGTCGAGCGTGTTGATCGGGCTCTCGCGATTGACGATCAGGTGCGAGTAGTAGCCCTGGCTGCCGTCGGCGTTGACCATCTGCGCAAAGATTTCGCCGTTCGCACGGTCGATGGCTTCCATGGCCGACTTGTTGCCGAACCAGCCGATCTGAACCTTGTTGAAACGCATCGCCTCGATCACGCCGGCGTAGTCGGGGGCGAAGAAGGCAGTCACCTTGAGACCGGTCTGGCGGCTCATGTCGTCGATCAGCGGCTGCCAGTCGCCCTTCAGGTTCTGCGTGGCCTCGGTCGAGATGATGCCGAAGTTGATGTCCTGCGCGATGGCGCCGGCCATACCGAGGCCGAGGGCCATGGCTGCGATGAGTTTCTTGATCATGGATGACTCCGAAAGCGGATGGAGGGGAAGAAAGAGAAAGACCGTCAGGCCGCCTGCGCAGCCCACGGCATCGCATGGGGTTGCGGCAACACGTGCACGCTCGCGCCTTCCGCCGATGGCGTTGCAGGACGCAGCAGCTCTTCGGCCTGGACGCCGTAGAGCGAGCGCAGCAGCGCCGGGGTCAAAGAAGCAGACGGGCCGTCGAAGACCACCTGGCCCTGGTTCAGCGCCACCACGCGCGCGCAGTACTTCATGGCAATGTCGACCTGGTGCAGCGAGACCACCACGGTGCAGCCGTCTTCCCGGTTGATGCGGGCCAGGATTTCCATGACCTTGCGCGACGACTCGGGATCGAGCGAGGCGATCGGCTCGTCGGCCAGCACCACCTTCGCACCCTGCACCAGCGTGCGTGCAATCGCGGCGCGTTGCTGCTGGCCGCCGGACAGCGTCGAGGCGCGTTGCGCGTGGCAGTCCGCAATGCCGACACGCGACAGCGCATCGAGCGCCAGCGCGCGCTCCTGTGCATTGAACATGCGCATCCAGCTGCGCCACCACGGCATGCGATGCAGCGAGCCGACCAGCACGTTGACCAGCACCGGCAGGCGCGCCACCAGGTTGAACTGCTGGAACACGAAACCGACTTGCGAGCGCACCTTGCGGATGTCGCGATGGATGCGGCCGCCTTGCTGCACGCAGCACCCGTCGATTTCGATCATCGATTCGCTGCCGCCGTCCGCGGCCACCAGCCCGGCCACATGGCGCAGCAGCGTCGATTTGCCGGAGCCGGACGCGCCGATCAGCGCGACCATCTCGCCGCGGGCGATGTCCAGGTTGATGTCGCGCAGGGCATGTTTCCCGTTGGCGAAATGCTTGTCGAGGTGGCGGATGCGCAGGAGTGGATTCATGGCGTTCTTTTCAAGGTCGTCTAGACAACAGCAAAGGGAGTCTCTTCATCGCATGTGACGCCGTGGCGACATTTCGGCGACGCGGGTGTGTCAGCGTGGGCCTGCTCGCTCAGAGCACACGCCGGCCCTCGCGCCACACCGCGCGGACCACCGGATGCCGCGCGCCGTCGGGCAGCGTGACGATGCGCACGTGCACGAGGTCTGCGCGCAAGCCGGCCTCGAGCGCGCCCCGGTCGTGAAGACCCGCTGCGCGCGCCGGCGTCACGCTCACCATGGCCACGGCCTGCGGCAGCGACACGATGTCGTCGTCCACCAGACGCATCGCCGCACCCAGCAGGCTGCTCGGCACGTAGTCCGACGAGAGGATGTCCAGCAGCCCGTGGCGCGCGAGCTCAGCCGCGGCCACGTTGCCCGAATGCGAGCCGCCGCGCACCACGTTCGGCCCGCCCATCACGTTGGCCATGCCGCGCTCGCGTGCAGCGCGCGCTGCGGTCAGCGTGGTCGGAAATTCCGACATGCTGGCGCCCTCGGCATGCGCCTGCTCGACGTGTGCCACGGTGGTGTCGTCATGGCTCGCCAGCGCGATGCCGTGTTCCCGGCAGTAGTCGACAAAGTGTTGACGGTGCGGCGCCGCGAACGCTTCCTGCAGTTGACCGGCTTCGGCGACCCGCTGATCGAACTTGCGGTCGCTCCAGCCCTTCTTGCCGGTGTAATAGATGCGGGCGACCTCGATGTTTTCCCATTGCCGCTGCCCCGGCGTGTGGTCCATCAACGAGATCAGCGACAGCCGCGGATGACCGTGAAACGGCGCGAACAGCTCGATGGTGTTGGGCGCCGGCAGCTCGCAGCGCACATGCAGATGATGGTCCGCGCGCAGCAGGTCCTGCGCGGCGCACGCATCGAGCGTGGCGAGCGTCTTGTGCCAGGTGCTGCCGCGCAGGCTCTCCGGATCGGCCTCGCCCACACCGAGCGCATCGAACACGGTGGTGATGCCGGCCGCCGCCACTTCGGCGTCGTGCGCCATCAGCGCAGGGAGCTCCCCCCACTGCACCTTGGGGCGCGGCATCAGGTGGCGCTCGAAGTTGTCGGTATGCACCTCGACCAGTCCGGGCAGCAAGTAGTCGCCGTCGAGGTCGATCGTGCCGGCCGCGGTGGGTCCGCTGTGCATCGCGGTGATGCGGCCGTTGTCGACCAAGAGGGAGCCCGTGACCGTTTCGCCGGGAAGCACGATGCGGGCGTTGGAGAAAACCGTCGAGGAGCTCATGGCGTGGTCCTGAAGTCGCCGACGTTGACGCGGCGCGTGGCGACCGCGGCACCGACTTCGGCGTCGTGAAAGATGCCGACCGTGGCGGCGCCGCGGGCAGTGGCCTCGCGAATCAGCGCGATCACGGTGGCGGTGTTGGCCGCGTCGAGCGACGCCGTCGGTTCGTCGAGCAGCAACAGCGGCTTGGGCTTGATCATGTTGCGGGCGATGTTGATGCGCTGCTGTTCGCCGCCCGAGAACGTGGCGGGCGGCAAGTGCCACAACCGCTCCGGGATGCGAAGCCGTGCGAGCCATCGCCGCGCTTGTTCGCGGGCCGCTTCGAGCGCGGCCGGATCGTCGCCTGCGTCTTCCGCCAACGGCTCTGCCACCACATCGAGCGCTGCCACGCGCGGGATCACGCGCAGGAACTGGCTCACGTAGCCGATCGTGTCGCGTCGCAGCTTCACCAGCTCGCGCGGCGTGACGCCGGTCACGTCGATCCGGCCGTCGGCTGACTGCACCGTGATTTGCCCGGCGCTGGCGCGGTAGTTGGCGTAGATGAGCTTGAGCAGCGTGCTCTTGCCGAGGCCCGAGGCACCGTCGAGCACCACGCATTCGCCGGCGCTCACGCTGAGGTCGACGCGATCGAACACGGGCAGGCTGAGCGCGTTCTGGTGATGCAGGGTGAAGCGCTTGGCGACGCCCTCGAGGGTGAGCACGGGAGGTGGGGTCATGGCTGCAGTACCGATGAAACGAGGAGTTGGGTGTAGGCGTGTTGCGGGTCGTCGAGCACCTGATCGGTCAGCCCGCTTTCGACCACGCGGCCCTGCTGCATGACGATCATCCGGTGCGCCAGCAGACGGGCCACCGCGAGGTCGTGGGTGACCACGATGGCCGCGAGCTGCATCTGCCGGGTGAGCTGGCGCAGCAGGTCGAGCAGGCGCGCCTGTACCGAGACGTCGAGCCCGGAAGTCGGCTCGTCCATGAACATCAGGCGCGGCTGGGTCACCAGGTTGCGCGCGATCTGGAGGCGCTGGCGCATGCCGCCGGAGAAGGTGCGCGGCGCGTCGTCGATGCGGCCCGGATCGATCTCCACGCGTTGCAGCCACTCGGCGGCAGCGGCGCGCACGCGACCGTAGTGCCGCTCGCCCAGGCCCATGAGCCGTTCGCCCACGTTGGCGCCGGCCGACACATCCATGCGCAGGCCATCGGCCGGGTTTTGATGAACGAAGCCCCAATCGGTGCGCGCGAGCAGGCGCTGCTGCGACTCGCTCATGGCGAACACATCTTCCAGCGCGCCACCGCGCACCTGGAACTCGACGCTGCCCGCATCGGGGCGGCTGCGGGCTGCGATGGCGTTGAGCAGCGTCGACTTTCCCGAGCCTGACTCGCCGACAACGGCCAGCACTTCGCCGGGCCAGAGGTCGAACGACGCGTCGTGCAGGGCCACGCGGCCCCCGTAACTTTTGCCGATGCCGCGCACGCGCAGCAACGGAAGGGCGGAAGCCGTCGCGTTCATGCGGGCACCTGCTCGGTGGTCACGACCGCAGCCGGTGTGGAGGCGTGCGCGGCCTGGCGCGACTGGCAATAGTCGGAGTCGGAGCAGGTGTGCATGCGCGTGCCGCGGTCGTCGGTGATGACCTCGTCGAGGAAGCTGTCGGTCGCACCGCACAGCGCGCACGGATCGTCCCAGCGCTGCACCTCGAACGGATGGTCTTCGAAGCCCAGACTCTCGACCGGGGTGTAGGGCGGCACGGCGTAGATGCGCTTCTCGCGGCCGGCGCCGAACAGTTGCAACGCGGGGTTCATGTGCATCTTGGGGTTGTCGAATTTCGGGATCGGCGACGGCGACATCACGTAACGCCCGTTGACCAGAACCGGGTGGTCGTAGGTCGTCGCGATGTGGCCGTAGCGCGCGATGTCTTCGTACAGCTTCACGTGCATCAGCCCGTATTCGGCCAACGCGTGCAGCGTGCGCGTGGTCGCCTCGCGCGGCTCCAGGCGCTGCATCGGCTCGGGCACGGGCACCTGGTAGACCAGCACCTGGCCTTCGGCCAGCGGGGTTTCCGGAATGCGGTGCCGGGTCTGGATCAGCGTCGCCTCGGCCGTGCGCGTGGTCGTCTCGACGCCGGTCGTGCGCTCGAAGAAACGGCGGATGTTCACCGCGTTCACGGTGTCGTCGGACCCCTGGTCGATGACCTTCAGCACATCGTGCGGGCCGATGACTGCCGCCGTCACCTGGATGCCGCCGGTGCCCCAGCCGTAGGGCAGCGGCATTTCGCGCGACCCGAAGGGCACCTGGTAGCCGGGAATGGCGACGGCCTTGAGGATCGCGCGCCGGATCATGCGTTTGGTGCGTTCGTCGAGGTAGGCGAAGTTGTAGGTCGTTTCGGTCATTCGGCGGCTCCGGCGCTCGCGCGCATCTTTCTCACCAGTTCCAGCTCGGCCTGGAAGTCGACGTAGTGCGGCAGCTTCAGGTGCTGCACGAAGCCCGAGGCCTCGAGGCTGTCGCTGTGCGACAGCACGAACTCCTGCATCTGCGCGGGCGCCTCGACCGGCTCGCCGAGTTCTTCGGCACGCAGCGCGCGGTCGACCAGGCTCATCGCCATCGCCTTGCGCTCGCTGTGGCCGAAGGCCAGCCCGTAGCCGCGGGTGAACTGCGGCGGCTCCGTCTTGCTGCCGGCAAACTGGTTGACCATCTCGCACTCCGTGATTTCCATGTCGCCGATGGACACGGTGAAGTCCAGCTCCTCGGGGGCCAGCTCCAGCGCAACGGTGCCGAAGCGGATCTCGCCGACGAAGGGATGGCTGTGCGAGTAGCCACGCTGGGTCGAATAGGCCATGGCCAGCAGAAAGCCCTCGTCGCCGCGTGCCAGGTTCTGCAGCCGCGTGGCGCGATCGGCCGGAAAGCGCAGCGGCGTGTGGGTCAGGTCGACCGGCGCCGGATCGCCGGGCGGCACCGGATGGGTTTCGATGAGGCGTTCGTGGTTGAGCAGATCGACCACGCGCGGCGTGACGGCCGGCGGTGCAGCATCGGCGTCCGGATCGGTGCCGCTCGGGTGTTCGGCCGCATGGCCCTCGGCCAGCAATGCGAAGTCGAGCAGCCGCTGCGTGTAGTCGTAGGTCGCGCCCAGCACCTGGCCACCGGGCAGGTCCTTGAAGGTCGCCGAGATGCGGCGGTCGAGCGCCATGCGCGCGGTGTCCAGCGCGACGCTGTTGCCGAGGCGCGGCAGCGTCGCGCGATAAGCGCGCAGCAAGAAAATCGCCTCGACGATGTCGCCCGCGGCCTGCTTGATGGCCAGCGCCGCAAGTTCGGGGTCGTACACCGAGCCTTCGGTCATGACGCGATCGACGGCGAGCTTGAGCTGCTTACGAATCTGCGCCACCGAGAGTTCGGGCGTGCCCACGTCGCCGCGGCGTTGCTCGGCCAGCAACCGGTAGCTGCTGAGGATGGCGGCTTCACCGCCTTTGACGGCCACGTACATCTCAAGCCTCCTGTTCGATACGGGTGCTGCGCGGCAGGCCGACGATCTGGCGCGGCGTGGCCAGGTAGACATCGACACCTCGCGGAAACGCAGCGTGGTTGGCGCGCCACTGCGCGACGAAGTTGTCGGCGTCGCAGCCTTCCACCGCAAGGTGTGCCGAGCTCTGGATGCCGGGTCCGCTCAGCGTCCAGCCGCCGGCAGGGTTCGCCGTCAGGGCGGCCACGTCGACGACGCAGGTGGTGGACTGGTCCGGATAGGTGTCGCTGCCCTGCGCGAACGCCTCGAGCGGCGGTGTCGCGTCGCCGCTGGCAATCCACGCGAACTGCGCTTCGGCCGGCGCGTCGACCAGCACGCAGCCCGTGTGAAAGCGCAGCCAGGGGGCGGCGTCCGTCCCGGCGAGCGAAGGGGACAGCCAGAGTCGGCAGTCCGGGTCGAGCAAGGCCAGCAGCAACGCGGCCGACGCCGCATGGCCGTGCGACGGCACCTGGGCATCGTGCGGCAGATCGACGATGCGCCCCGGGTGCGACAGCGCTTGCAGCGCGGCGCGGAACACGGCTTGGCTGCCCATCGACGCATCGGAAAAGCCGGCGCCGAGGGTGGAGAGACGAGCTGCGCTCATTCGGCTTCGTCCTCGTCTTCGTTGCGACCGCCGGCTTCGCGTGCAACGGTAA
Proteins encoded:
- the phnD gene encoding phosphonate ABC transporter substrate-binding protein translates to MIKKLIAAMALGLGMAGAIAQDINFGIISTEATQNLKGDWQPLIDDMSRQTGLKVTAFFAPDYAGVIEAMRFNKVQIGWFGNKSAMEAIDRANGEIFAQMVNADGSQGYYSHLIVNRESPINTLDDVLKSAKNLSFGNGDPNSTSGYLVPGFYVFAQNKVDAKTIFKVTRSANHETNALAVANKQIDVATNNSENLEKIQQRFPEKFKAIKIVWTSPLIPLDPLVMRKDLPEATKAKIRNFFYNYAKTDAREKEVIMKISKLSGFKESSDKQLTPIRQLDLFGQRTKVEADVALNDADRKTRLADIDKKLSALTAQ
- the phnH gene encoding phosphonate C-P lyase system protein PhnH, translated to MSAARLSTLGAGFSDASMGSQAVFRAALQALSHPGRIVDLPHDAQVPSHGHAASAALLLALLDPDCRLWLSPSLAGTDAAPWLRFHTGCVLVDAPAEAQFAWIASGDATPPLEAFAQGSDTYPDQSTTCVVDVAALTANPAGGWTLSGPGIQSSAHLAVEGCDADNFVAQWRANHAAFPRGVDVYLATPRQIVGLPRSTRIEQEA
- the phnC gene encoding phosphonate ABC transporter ATP-binding protein, yielding MNPLLRIRHLDKHFANGKHALRDINLDIARGEMVALIGASGSGKSTLLRHVAGLVAADGGSESMIEIDGCCVQQGGRIHRDIRKVRSQVGFVFQQFNLVARLPVLVNVLVGSLHRMPWWRSWMRMFNAQERALALDALSRVGIADCHAQRASTLSGGQQQRAAIARTLVQGAKVVLADEPIASLDPESSRKVMEILARINREDGCTVVVSLHQVDIAMKYCARVVALNQGQVVFDGPSASLTPALLRSLYGVQAEELLRPATPSAEGASVHVLPQPHAMPWAAQAA
- the phnK gene encoding phosphonate C-P lyase system protein PhnK — its product is MNATASALPLLRVRGIGKSYGGRVALHDASFDLWPGEVLAVVGESGSGKSTLLNAIAARSRPDAGSVEFQVRGGALEDVFAMSESQQRLLARTDWGFVHQNPADGLRMDVSAGANVGERLMGLGERHYGRVRAAAAEWLQRVEIDPGRIDDAPRTFSGGMRQRLQIARNLVTQPRLMFMDEPTSGLDVSVQARLLDLLRQLTRQMQLAAIVVTHDLAVARLLAHRMIVMQQGRVVESGLTDQVLDDPQHAYTQLLVSSVLQP
- a CDS encoding alpha-D-ribose 1-methylphosphonate 5-phosphate C-P-lyase PhnJ, giving the protein MTETTYNFAYLDERTKRMIRRAILKAVAIPGYQVPFGSREMPLPYGWGTGGIQVTAAVIGPHDVLKVIDQGSDDTVNAVNIRRFFERTTGVETTTRTAEATLIQTRHRIPETPLAEGQVLVYQVPVPEPMQRLEPREATTRTLHALAEYGLMHVKLYEDIARYGHIATTYDHPVLVNGRYVMSPSPIPKFDNPKMHMNPALQLFGAGREKRIYAVPPYTPVESLGFEDHPFEVQRWDDPCALCGATDSFLDEVITDDRGTRMHTCSDSDYCQSRQAAHASTPAAVVTTEQVPA
- a CDS encoding carbon-phosphorus lyase complex subunit PhnI, whose translation is MYVAVKGGEAAILSSYRLLAEQRRGDVGTPELSVAQIRKQLKLAVDRVMTEGSVYDPELAALAIKQAAGDIVEAIFLLRAYRATLPRLGNSVALDTARMALDRRISATFKDLPGGQVLGATYDYTQRLLDFALLAEGHAAEHPSGTDPDADAAPPAVTPRVVDLLNHERLIETHPVPPGDPAPVDLTHTPLRFPADRATRLQNLARGDEGFLLAMAYSTQRGYSHSHPFVGEIRFGTVALELAPEELDFTVSIGDMEITECEMVNQFAGSKTEPPQFTRGYGLAFGHSERKAMAMSLVDRALRAEELGEPVEAPAQMQEFVLSHSDSLEASGFVQHLKLPHYVDFQAELELVRKMRASAGAAE
- a CDS encoding alpha-D-ribose 1-methylphosphonate 5-triphosphate diphosphatase; its protein translation is MSSSTVFSNARIVLPGETVTGSLLVDNGRITAMHSGPTAAGTIDLDGDYLLPGLVEVHTDNFERHLMPRPKVQWGELPALMAHDAEVAAAGITTVFDALGVGEADPESLRGSTWHKTLATLDACAAQDLLRADHHLHVRCELPAPNTIELFAPFHGHPRLSLISLMDHTPGQRQWENIEVARIYYTGKKGWSDRKFDQRVAEAGQLQEAFAAPHRQHFVDYCREHGIALASHDDTTVAHVEQAHAEGASMSEFPTTLTAARAARERGMANVMGGPNVVRGGSHSGNVAAAELARHGLLDILSSDYVPSSLLGAAMRLVDDDIVSLPQAVAMVSVTPARAAGLHDRGALEAGLRADLVHVRIVTLPDGARHPVVRAVWREGRRVL
- the phnL gene encoding phosphonate C-P lyase system protein PhnL — encoded protein: MTPPPVLTLEGVAKRFTLHHQNALSLPVFDRVDLSVSAGECVVLDGASGLGKSTLLKLIYANYRASAGQITVQSADGRIDVTGVTPRELVKLRRDTIGYVSQFLRVIPRVAALDVVAEPLAEDAGDDPAALEAAREQARRWLARLRIPERLWHLPPATFSGGEQQRINIARNMIKPKPLLLLDEPTASLDAANTATVIALIREATARGAATVGIFHDAEVGAAVATRRVNVGDFRTTP